The sequence GCGACGAGCAGGAATACGGCCGTCGCCCACGGCAGCGGCACCGCCCGCCGCTCGCCCCGGCCCACTCGGGCGGACCCTCCACCCGGACTCACCCGGGCGGCACGGCCGTCCGCGCCGGGCCTGCCCGGATGGCCGTCTCTCAGAGGACCCAGGCCGGCAGGACCTTGTCGCCGTCGGGGATGGCGCAGTCCGCCGAGACCCGGGTGTCGTCGATCACGTAGGCGCGCATGCCCGCGAGGGCGACGACGATGGCGGCGAGGCCGGCCGCCGGGTCCGAGGTCAGACGGCGCGGCACGTCGGCCGGGATGACGAGGGTGTCGCCCGGCCCGATGGTGAGCTTCTCGCCGTCGAGCTCGACGGTCGCGCCGCCGTCCAGCACGGTCCACACCTGCTCGGTGTCGATGGCGTGCAGCGGGCCCGCCTGGCCGGGGCGCATGTCGACGCGCCAGACGGCCTGCCCCGAACCTCCCTGGGTCGGTGAGGCGAGCGTGGTCATGACGGCGTTGGGCGTCTCGGTCCGGCGGCTTTCCGCATGGCGGATGACAGTCATCGCGTAATCCCCTAAATTAGACAACGTGGTTGCCGAAATAGTGAACCAGGTTGTCTATCGTGTCAAGTGACCCTCCCGGATTCGAGCTGCCGCTCCGACTGTTCCTCGGCTTCCGCGTCCTCATCGACGAACTCCACGCCGAGCTGGCCCGGCAGGGCCATCCGGACATGCGGCCGATGCACGGCTTCGTCTTCCAGGCGATCGGCGTCGACGGCACGACGGCGGCCGAGCTCGGCCGCCGCCTGGGGGTGTCCAAACAGGCGGCGGGCAAGACCGTCGACGCGCTGGAGCGGCTCGGCTACGTGGAGCGCGGCTCCGACCCGCACGACGCGCGGCGCAAGGTCGTACGGCTCACCGAGCACGGCGTCGACTCCCTGGTGCGCTCGGCCCGCATCTTCGACGAGCTGCGGGCCCGCTGGGCCGAGACGCTCGGTGAGGAGCGGCTGCGCGCGCTGGAGGCCGACCTGCGCAAGGTCACCCCGCCGGATACCTTCCCGCTCGATGTCCCCGGCTGGTTCGGCGGCCACTGACCGGCGGTCGCCCGGGGCCGCCTCCATGCAGGCAGGCCCGGGGGCACCTCCGTGCGGGCGGGCCCGGGGCGCCTCCGTGCGGGCAGGCCCGGCCGGCTCAGCCGGCGATCGCAGGCCCATGAGGGGCGACGCCCCTTCACGCCGGAGCGGCCGGCCCTCCCTCAAGCCCCAGACTGCGGGTGAGGTCGCGCAGTTCGTCGAGGTATACCCGGCCCGCGTCCCTCGTCTGGCCGCGCAGGTGGCCGTAGACCTCAAGGGCGACCAGGCCGTGCATGCGGCCCCAGACGCGTAGTGCCAGCGCCACCGCCGCGGGAGGCAGTCCAGGAAACTCCGCACGGACCAGGCCCGTCAGGATCGGATCGAAGTCGGTCCAGTCGTATCCGCCCGGCTGCCGGGCCACCGCCTGCGGCCAGGCCGCGGCCACCAGGCCGGTGAGACCCGCGCAGGCGCGGTGCGCGGCCTCGGCGGCTGCCCCGCCCTCCGGCGCCTGGTAGCCGGGGACCGGGTCCCCGTAGATGAGCCGGAAGCCCTCGGGATTGGCCAGGGCCCACTCCCGCAACGTCTGCCCCCAGGCCAGGATCCGGCCCGCCGCGTCGTCGGCGGGCACGGCGTCGCGCGCCGCCTCCACCCTGTCGACCAGCGAGGTGTAGACGTCCGTGATCAGCGCGCTGACCAGCGTGTCGCGGGTCTCGTAGTAGCCGTAGATGGCTCCCGCCGTCATGCCCATCTCACGGGCGATGGCCCGCAGCGTGATGGCGTCGGGCCCACCCTCGGCCATCAGCCCGAGCGCGACCGTCTTGATTTCGGCGGCCGTCTCCGCTCGCAGGCGTTCCCGGCGGCTCGGCGTTGAGACTCCCATGGTTGACACTTTACAGGGTTGCGGTACCGTACGGCGTGTTCCAGCTTAATGCCGTGTAGTAAATGTTCGGCATGCAGAGAAAGCTCGACGCGTGAATGCGAAACGACTGATCCTCCTGGCGTTCTCCCAACTGATCGTCGCCCTCGACTACAACATCGTTTATGTCGCGCTCCCCGATATCGGGCGTGAGCTCGGCTTCTCCCCCCAGAGCCTCCAATGGGTCGTCAGCGGCTACGCCATCGGGTTCGGCGGCTTCCTGCTGCTCGGTGGCCGTGCGGTCGACCGGCTCGGCGCGCGGCGCATGCTCGTCCTCGGCCTCGCGCTCTACGGCATCTCGTCGCTGGCCGGGGGGCTCGCCGCCGGTCCGGGCCTGCTCGTGGCCGCCCGCGCGGTCCAGGGACTGGGCGGCGCACTGCTCGCCCCCGCGACCCTGGCACTGATCTACTCCGGCTTCGCCGAAGGGCCGGCGCGCAACCGGGCGCTCGGCGCCTGGGGAACCGCGGGCAGCGCCGGCCTGGCCGCGGGTGCGCTGCTCGGTGGCGTGCTCACCGCGACGTGGGGCTGGCAGTGGGTCTTCTACGTCAATGTCCCGCTGGCGCTCGTCGCGATCATCGCGGCGCTGCGGCTGCTGCCCCCCGACCCGTCACGCGGGCACGGCGGCTTCGACGCGCTGGGCGCGCTGCTGGCCACCGCCGGCTCGACGCTGATGGTGCTCGGCCTCGTCAGCGGCCCCGAGGCGGGCTGGACCACACTCCGCGGCCTGGGCTCCCTGGCCGCCGGGGTCGTCCTGATCGGAGCCTTCCTCCTGGTCGAGGCCCGCGCCCGGGAACCACTCGCCCCGCCGCGCCTGCTCGGCGACCGCAACCTGGCCACCTCGATGCTGGTGATCCTGTTCTTCCAGAGCGCGCTCGGCGGCGGCTACTACCTGCTCACGATGTATCTGCAGCCCGTGCTCGGCTACAGCGCCCTGCAGGCCGGTCTGGCCTTCCTGCCGCTGACGCTGCTGTCCATGGTCGCCGCCGGCCGGCTCGCACCCGCCCTGCTGGGACGGTGGGGAGTGCGGACCACCCTGATCGCCGGAATGCTGGGCAGCGGCGTCGGAATGGCCGCCCTCTACGCGGGCATGTCGGCGGACGGCTCCTTCTGGGCGCTCATGCCCGGCACCGTGATCTGGGGCCTGTCGGGCGGCTTCACCTTCGTCGCCATGTTCGCGGCGGCCGGGTCCGGCATCGCCCCGACAGAACAGGGCGTCGCCTCGGGGCTGGCGACCACGGCCCAGCAGATCGGCGGGGCCATCGGCCTGGCCGTCATCATCGCGGTGGCCAACGCGGGCGAGCCGGGAGTCGGCAGCCTGCGTACGGCCGGCTGGGTGGCGGCCGCGGCCTCCATCGCGGGCGCCCTCATCGCACTCACCCTCAAGCGGCGGCCGACCGCCGCCGCGCAGGAGACGACCACCACCTCCATGGAAGGGATCAACAGGTGAACCGCACCGACCTCGCACAGAAGTACATCGAGATCTGGAACGAGAGGGACGCCGGCCGCCGCCGATCCGCGATCGACGCGGTCCTCACCGAGGACAGCGTCTACAGCGACCCCGACTGGGAGGCGGTCGAGGGCCGCGACGACATCGACACCATGATCGGCCGGGCCCGGGAGAAGTTCGGCGACCTCGCCTTCAGCCTTGGCGAGGTGATCAACGAGCGCCACGACCTCATGCTGTTCACCTGGCGCCTCGGGCGGCCCGGCGAGCCGCCGGTGGCCACCGGCTACGACGTCGTCCGTTTCGAGAAGGGGTCGATCCGCCGGATCGACGGCTTCTTCGTCTGATCACGCCTGCGTGGCAGTGGCGGCCGGCCGGCTGCCGCCCCGTTCAGCCGGAGATCAGGTCCTCAGCCGCCAGTTCGGCCCAGAGGTCGTCGGGGACGGGCCGGGCGGTCAGGGCGGCGTTGCGGGCGACCTCGGCGGCGGACCTGGCGCCGACGACCACCGAGGCGACCGCCGGGTGGCGCAGCGGGAAGGCCAGCGCCGCCTGGGGCAGGGTGGCGCCGTGGCTCTCGCACACGGCCGCGATGCGGCGGGCGCGGGCGAGCAGCGGCGCGGGAGCCGGGGCGTAGTCGTAGGTGCCCGACGGGTCGTGGGTGGCCAGCAGGCCGCTGTTGAACACCCCGGCGGCGACCACCGAGACGCCCCGCTCCTGGCAGAGCGGCAGCAGCTCCTCCTCCCCCGACTGGTCGAGAAGGGTGTGGCGGCCGGCCAGCATGACCATGTCCACGCCGGTCTCGCGGACGAACCGGGCGAGCATCTCCGACTGGTTCATGCCGACCCCGACGGCCTTGACGACCCCCTGGTCGCGCAGCTCGGCCAGGGCCGGGTAGGCCTCGGAGACGGCCTGCTCCCAGTGGTCGTCCGGGTCGTGGATGAGCACGATGTCGACCGCGTCGAGACCGAGCCGGAGCAGGCTCTCCTCCAGCGACCGCCGTACGCCGTCACGGGAGAAGTCCCACACCCGGCGGAGGTCGGCGGGGACGTCGAACCCCTGGTCGTCCCGGCCGGCGGGGCCGCCGGTGGGCGCCGGCACGAGCAGGCGGCCGACCTTGGTGGACAGGGCGTAGGAGTCACGGGGCCGCCCTGCCAGGGCGGCGCCGAGCCGCCGTTCCGACAGGCCGAGCCCGTAGTGGGGCGCGGTGTCGAAGAGGCGGAACCCGGCGTCGTAGGCGGCGTCCACCGCCGCACCGGCCTCGGCGTCGCTCACGGCGGTGAAGAGGTTGCCGATGGGGGCGGCGCCGAAGCCGTACTTGCTCACGGAGAGGGTCATAGCCGTCAATCCTGCGCCTTGCCGTAGTCCCCGGGGGAGGGGGTGGTGGTCGATCCTGCGCCTTGCCGTACCCGGCCGGGAGCGATCCCCGCCCCCGCGCCCTGCCGGACCCGCCCGGGAGCGGGTACGGCCGTCGTCAATCCTGTGCCTTGCCGCCGGCGAGGCGGCTGATCATCAGGGCGATCAGGATGATCGAGCCGTAGACGAGCTGCTTCCACTCGCCGGGGACGCCCTTCAGCGTCAGGATGTTCTCGACGAGACCGATCACCAGGACACCGGTGAGGGCGCCGAGGATCGTGCCCTTTCCGCCGTCCATGCTGACCCCGCCGATGACCGCGGCGGCGAAGGCCATGAAGATCCAGCCGACGCCCTGGTTGGCGCTGATGCCGCCCAGGCGGCCGGTCTCCAGCACTCCGGCGAGCGCGGCGATCACGCCGCCGATGATGAAGACGATCCACACGACCCGCTCGACCCGGATGCCCGCGGCACGGGCGGCGTCGGCGTTGCCGCCGATGGCGTAGAGCGAGCGCCCGGCCCGGAAGTAGCCGAGCGCGACGATGGCCGCGGCGAAGAGCAGACCGGTGATCCAGATGGCCGCCGGGATGCCCAGCCAGGTGGCGCTGCCGAGGTAGAGGAACGACTCGGGCAGCTCGAACAGGCTCTTGCCCTGGGTGAGGCCGAGCTGGAGACCGTGGACGACGATCATCATCGCCAGGGTGACGATGAAGGCCGAGAGCTGGAACCGCATGATCAGGAAGCCGTTGAAGGCGCCGACCAGCCCGCCGATCAGCAGGCAGAGCGGGATCGCCAGGATCCCGGGGAGCTCCAGGCCGAACCCGCCGGCCGCGACCGGGATGACCAGCATCACGCCGACGGCGGGGGCCATGCCGACCGTGGACTCCAGCGACAGGTCGAACTTGCCGGCGATGAGGATCAACGCCTCGGCGAGCACCACCAGCGCCAGGGCCGACTGCTGCTGGAGGACGTTGGTCAGGTTGCCGGGGGTGAGGAAGACCGGGTCCACGAACGACCCGGCGATCAGCAGCACGATGATCACCGGGACCAGCGTGAGGTCCCGGAACCGCCCGAGCTGGATCCGCCGGCCCTGTGCGGGCAGGTTCGCCACGGGCGTCGTCTTTGTAGTGGCCATCAGTGTTCGATACCTTCCATCGCCGCCACCAGCTCGCTGTCGGTCCAGCCGCGGGGCACGTCCTTCACGACCTTGCCGTGAAACATGACCAGGACCCGGTCGCAGATCCGCAGGTCGTCGAGTTCGTCGGAGACCAGTACGGCTCCGGTCCCCTGGGCCGCCGCGTCCTCCACGGCGCCGAGGAGCGAGTGCTTGGCCTTCACGTCCACACCGGCGGTCGGGTTGATGACCACGAGCGCCCGGGGGTCGTCCGCGAGCGCCCTCGCCAGCACGACCTTCTGCGCGTTGCCGCCGGACAGGTCGGCCACCGGCTGGTCGGGTCCGGTCGTCTTGATGTCCAGCTCGGCGATCATCCGGGCACCGCGCTCACGCCGTCTCGCCGGGGAGATCATTCCGTACCGGCCGAGCTTGCCCGCGATCGGGATGGTGGCGTTCTCCGCGATCGACAGCAGCGGCACGAAGCCCTGGTGGTGCCGGTCCTGGGGAACGAAGCCGAGACCCGCGGCGAGCACGGAGGGCACGTCTCCCGGCTTGACCTCGGTACCGTTGACGGTCACCGTGCCGGTGTCGGCCCGGCGGAGGCCGACCAGCGTCTCGGCCAGGCCGACCTTGCCGCTGCTGCCGGAGCCGGCCAGGCCGACGATCTCCCCGGACCTGATGGCCAGGTCCACGTCCTCGTAGCGGCCGGCGAGGCTGAGCCCCCGGGCGGCCAGGACGACGGGGGCGGAGGCGTCGGCCGTACGGGAGCGGTATTCGTAGGCGGCGGTGGCCTCGCCGGTCATCGCGTCGACCAGCTGGGCGTGCGGGAGGTCGCCGACCGTGGTGGTGACGATGTGCCGGGCGTCGCGGAAGACCGAGACGCTCTGGCAGATCTCGTACACCTCATCCAGGTGGTGCGAGATGAACATCATCGTCACACCCTGTTCCCGGAGGGAGCGCATCCGGTCGAAGAGCCGCTGGATGGCCGGGCCGTCGAGCTGGGCGGTGGGCTCGTCCAGGATGATGAACCGGGCGCCGAACGACAGCGCCCGGGCGATCTCCAGAAGCTGGCGCTGCTCGACGCTCAGGTCTCCGGCGAGGCCGTCGGCGTCCACGTCCACGCCGTACTGCTCCAGGAGCTGCCTGGCCCGCGCGCGCAGGCCGCGCCACCTGATCGCGCCCCGGTCGGTCTGCCGGTTCAGGAAGAGGTTCTCCGCGACGGTGAGCGTGGGGATGATCGTCGACTTCTGGTAGACGCACGCGACGCGCTGCCGCCAGGCGTCCCGGTCGGCCAGCGGCGGCGCGGGCTCCCCGCCGAAGCGGACCTCGCCCTCGTCGGGGCGCTGGAGCCCGGTCAGGATCGACACCAGCGTGGACTTGCCCGCGCCGTTCCGGCCGACCAGCGCGTGCGTCTCCCCCTCGGTGATGGCGATCCCGGCACCGTTGAGCGCGATGGTCGGGCCGAAGCGCTTGGTGATACCAAGCGCTTCAACAGCTTTAACGGAAGATGTCATCACTTGACCTGGTTGCCCCAGAGGCTCTTGTCGTCCACGTTCTCCTTGGTCACCAGCGGGGCGGGAAGCTGGTCCTCAAGGCCGTTCGGCAGCTGGACGATCGTGCTGTCGTGGTCGGTCGGGCCCGGCTGGAAGGTCTTGCCCTCGATCGCGGCCTTGGCGTAGAAGAGCGCGTACTTGGCGTACAGGTCGGCCGGCTGGGAGAGCGTGGCGTCGATCTCACCCTTGCGGATCGCCTCGAACTCCTGCGGGATCCCGTCGTTGGAGATCACGAAGACGTGCTTGGGGTCCTCCGGCGGCGCGATCAGGCCCTTGGCCTTGAGCACCTGCAGGGTCGGGGCCAGGTGGACGCCTCCGGCGTGCATGTAGATGCCCTTGACGTCCGGGTGCTGCTGGAGGCGGGTCTGCAGCATCGAGGCGGCCTTGGTGCCGTCCCACTCGGTCGGCTCCTCGAAGACCGTGATGCCGGGGAACTTCTCCTTCATGCACGCGCCGAACGCCTCGGCCCTGTCCCTGCCGTTGATCGAGGACAGCGCGCCCATGAGCTGGACGACCTTGCCCTTGCCCCCCAGCTTCTCGCCGAGGAACTCGCACGCCTTGGTGCCGTAGGCCTTGTTGTCGGCCCGCACGACCATGAAGACCTTGCCCTTGTCGGGGCGGGTGTCCACCGAGACGACCGGGATGTTCTTGTTCTCCAGGGTCTGCAGCGTGGAGGCGATGGCGCCAGTGTCCTGCGGGGCCATGATGATCGCCTTGGCGCCCTGGCCCATCATCGCCTG comes from Streptosporangium roseum DSM 43021 and encodes:
- a CDS encoding cupin domain-containing protein, with protein sequence MTVIRHAESRRTETPNAVMTTLASPTQGGSGQAVWRVDMRPGQAGPLHAIDTEQVWTVLDGGATVELDGEKLTIGPGDTLVIPADVPRRLTSDPAAGLAAIVVALAGMRAYVIDDTRVSADCAIPDGDKVLPAWVL
- a CDS encoding MarR family winged helix-turn-helix transcriptional regulator, giving the protein MSSDPPGFELPLRLFLGFRVLIDELHAELARQGHPDMRPMHGFVFQAIGVDGTTAAELGRRLGVSKQAAGKTVDALERLGYVERGSDPHDARRKVVRLTEHGVDSLVRSARIFDELRARWAETLGEERLRALEADLRKVTPPDTFPLDVPGWFGGH
- a CDS encoding TetR/AcrR family transcriptional regulator encodes the protein MGVSTPSRRERLRAETAAEIKTVALGLMAEGGPDAITLRAIAREMGMTAGAIYGYYETRDTLVSALITDVYTSLVDRVEAARDAVPADDAAGRILAWGQTLREWALANPEGFRLIYGDPVPGYQAPEGGAAAEAAHRACAGLTGLVAAAWPQAVARQPGGYDWTDFDPILTGLVRAEFPGLPPAAVALALRVWGRMHGLVALEVYGHLRGQTRDAGRVYLDELRDLTRSLGLEGGPAAPA
- a CDS encoding MFS transporter — its product is MNAKRLILLAFSQLIVALDYNIVYVALPDIGRELGFSPQSLQWVVSGYAIGFGGFLLLGGRAVDRLGARRMLVLGLALYGISSLAGGLAAGPGLLVAARAVQGLGGALLAPATLALIYSGFAEGPARNRALGAWGTAGSAGLAAGALLGGVLTATWGWQWVFYVNVPLALVAIIAALRLLPPDPSRGHGGFDALGALLATAGSTLMVLGLVSGPEAGWTTLRGLGSLAAGVVLIGAFLLVEARAREPLAPPRLLGDRNLATSMLVILFFQSALGGGYYLLTMYLQPVLGYSALQAGLAFLPLTLLSMVAAGRLAPALLGRWGVRTTLIAGMLGSGVGMAALYAGMSADGSFWALMPGTVIWGLSGGFTFVAMFAAAGSGIAPTEQGVASGLATTAQQIGGAIGLAVIIAVANAGEPGVGSLRTAGWVAAAASIAGALIALTLKRRPTAAAQETTTTSMEGINR
- a CDS encoding nuclear transport factor 2 family protein, which encodes MNRTDLAQKYIEIWNERDAGRRRSAIDAVLTEDSVYSDPDWEAVEGRDDIDTMIGRAREKFGDLAFSLGEVINERHDLMLFTWRLGRPGEPPVATGYDVVRFEKGSIRRIDGFFV
- a CDS encoding aldo/keto reductase produces the protein MTLSVSKYGFGAAPIGNLFTAVSDAEAGAAVDAAYDAGFRLFDTAPHYGLGLSERRLGAALAGRPRDSYALSTKVGRLLVPAPTGGPAGRDDQGFDVPADLRRVWDFSRDGVRRSLEESLLRLGLDAVDIVLIHDPDDHWEQAVSEAYPALAELRDQGVVKAVGVGMNQSEMLARFVRETGVDMVMLAGRHTLLDQSGEEELLPLCQERGVSVVAAGVFNSGLLATHDPSGTYDYAPAPAPLLARARRIAAVCESHGATLPQAALAFPLRHPAVASVVVGARSAAEVARNAALTARPVPDDLWAELAAEDLISG
- a CDS encoding ABC transporter permease, which codes for MATTKTTPVANLPAQGRRIQLGRFRDLTLVPVIIVLLIAGSFVDPVFLTPGNLTNVLQQQSALALVVLAEALILIAGKFDLSLESTVGMAPAVGVMLVIPVAAGGFGLELPGILAIPLCLLIGGLVGAFNGFLIMRFQLSAFIVTLAMMIVVHGLQLGLTQGKSLFELPESFLYLGSATWLGIPAAIWITGLLFAAAIVALGYFRAGRSLYAIGGNADAARAAGIRVERVVWIVFIIGGVIAALAGVLETGRLGGISANQGVGWIFMAFAAAVIGGVSMDGGKGTILGALTGVLVIGLVENILTLKGVPGEWKQLVYGSIILIALMISRLAGGKAQD
- a CDS encoding sugar ABC transporter ATP-binding protein, whose protein sequence is MTSSVKAVEALGITKRFGPTIALNGAGIAITEGETHALVGRNGAGKSTLVSILTGLQRPDEGEVRFGGEPAPPLADRDAWRQRVACVYQKSTIIPTLTVAENLFLNRQTDRGAIRWRGLRARARQLLEQYGVDVDADGLAGDLSVEQRQLLEIARALSFGARFIILDEPTAQLDGPAIQRLFDRMRSLREQGVTMMFISHHLDEVYEICQSVSVFRDARHIVTTTVGDLPHAQLVDAMTGEATAAYEYRSRTADASAPVVLAARGLSLAGRYEDVDLAIRSGEIVGLAGSGSSGKVGLAETLVGLRRADTGTVTVNGTEVKPGDVPSVLAAGLGFVPQDRHHQGFVPLLSIAENATIPIAGKLGRYGMISPARRRERGARMIAELDIKTTGPDQPVADLSGGNAQKVVLARALADDPRALVVINPTAGVDVKAKHSLLGAVEDAAAQGTGAVLVSDELDDLRICDRVLVMFHGKVVKDVPRGWTDSELVAAMEGIEH
- a CDS encoding sugar ABC transporter substrate-binding protein, coding for MKLGTAATGAALLALALTVSACGSSETTGADSSAKPAADAGAKGGKVGIDFPRADSDFWNSYNKYVPQLAGELGVDLMPPTNSQNDVAKLVANTQAMMGQGAKAIIMAPQDTGAIASTLQTLENKNIPVVSVDTRPDKGKVFMVVRADNKAYGTKACEFLGEKLGGKGKVVQLMGALSSINGRDRAEAFGACMKEKFPGITVFEEPTEWDGTKAASMLQTRLQQHPDVKGIYMHAGGVHLAPTLQVLKAKGLIAPPEDPKHVFVISNDGIPQEFEAIRKGEIDATLSQPADLYAKYALFYAKAAIEGKTFQPGPTDHDSTIVQLPNGLEDQLPAPLVTKENVDDKSLWGNQVK